AATAGCATAGATTAAGGTGTGAATGAGTGCATACACAGGGTGACAGTGAATGTTggaatgtgtatttgtgtttggagTGACAAAATGATTTAGTGAGGCCAGTGTGTTTCAAAATgaagtttgttttgtatgtgggGCAGGCAGGGTGGTGAGGGAGAACACTGAGAAGTTGGCAGGTGAATGTTACACTGCAGTTTAAAAGCGGATGAAGGTAGCGTCAATCTGGCGCACACTGGGCAGCGCTAGCATGATCTTTCGCCGGTACTGCGGATCCTTCTGTAGGGGATTTCTCTCAAGGTAGACGGTCTCCAGAGACTTGGCATTCTTCAACTCATCGAGATCTGACCAGTTATCTATCTGATTATCGTTCATCTGGGGAGGGATTGAAAAACATAGCCAATAAAGACAGACTTAGTTTTGCCTTGCAAAGATAGCTGAAACACAAACTTTAAGCACGCTTGCAACATACAATGTAGAGGATGTGGTGACCAAAGCAACAGAAGAATTAATTAGACTTTATAAATGACTTAATCAAGCTTTTTAGGATACGTGTTTATTAATGTCGTTTGTTAACAACATAGACTGCATATGCTGTAAATTGAATACGAAAAttgtttattataaatgtaaaataaagacttaaatTGCCCTAATGCTTGTTTACAACAGTACAGTGTGTTCTTaacaatttattaaatgttaaagaagTTTCTTATGAATttgtaaattaacttttttaaagttttcaaaaGGGAACTTAACCTGGGGTATTTCATTTCAAAGTatactttgttttatcttttcCCCTAGGTTCTTGTTTGAAACAAATTCCAAATGGCTGTCACCAGAAATGTCTGATGATGCATGCTCATCTAAGCAGTcttcaaacttttaaaaaaggcaGACAATTGGAAGATCAAATTACATTCtagtttatttttacaaactATCCGTACCCAGAACTCCTGCAGCTCTGTCAGATGGCTGATGTTTTCGATTTTCTTTACTCGATTGGCTGCAATGTCAAGCGTTGTGAGCCTTTTCTGTGAGGGGAAAACAGTGTTTGAAAGTACAGACCAGACTTTGTTGTAAATCTTTGCACAGTTAGCAAAATACATGATGGACAGTTTGGCATTTAATCCTTTCATACGTAGGCTGTGGAATTTCTATAACTCACATTGTTTTCCAAGCCCTCAATGACCTCAATGCCATTGTGGCTCAAATAGAGCTCTTTCAGGTTGACAAGATTCTGTAGACCCTCAATTTTAGTAATCCGGTTACTCTGTAATGAAAGTACACTACGTTATTCACCATTGCTTCCACATACACACTGTAGTTTTGTAACCACTTACACAGGCGTTGAATATAATTTGTGAATTACCTGAATGCTTAACACAGTTAGGTTGTGTAAACCATCCAGATTCTGAAGCGTAGTTATTTTATTGGTGCCAAGAAACAAACTTTGCAAAGATGCAAGTGTATCCAGGTTCTCTATGACCTGTGAACACatgaaaaaaggcacaaataaatgacaaaattactagaatatataattttacaccatcatttaaaaaaaaaaaaagtttcaatatATGTGGTTTTTGATTTGCAAAgtgttaggattttttttttcatgacatacccGGATGCGATTGGAGCCCAGCTCTAGCATTTCCAGGCATGTGAGGTGGTCCAGGTTGCTAATGTTGCCAATTTTGTTGTGAAGCAGAAAAAGTTTCTTCACCCGAGTCATCTGCTCCAAACCCTCGATCTTTCTCAGCATATTAAAGGACACGTCGAGCTGCCTGTGGATCAGTTAAACAAGTATACGATTAGAATGAATTGTATTTAAGATGCTGGTTCTTTCATCTATGTTATCTGCATTGAA
The window above is part of the Etheostoma cragini isolate CJK2018 chromosome 12, CSU_Ecrag_1.0, whole genome shotgun sequence genome. Proteins encoded here:
- the ppp1r7 gene encoding protein phosphatase 1 regulatory subunit 7 — encoded protein: MATRSVGEHQEMEVDRRGESEESGDEETRRRSINGNVDPTQPPTTGKEESPVDMDTITLDPEEEDVDLVHCRIGKIEGLEVLQKAKTLSLRQNLIKKIENLESLSSLQELDLYDNQIRKLENLQTLTEIEQLDVSFNMLRKIEGLEQMTRVKKLFLLHNKIGNISNLDHLTCLEMLELGSNRIRVIENLDTLASLQSLFLGTNKITTLQNLDGLHNLTVLSIQSNRITKIEGLQNLVNLKELYLSHNGIEVIEGLENNKRLTTLDIAANRVKKIENISHLTELQEFWMNDNQIDNWSDLDELKNAKSLETVYLERNPLQKDPQYRRKIMLALPSVRQIDATFIRF